A window from Telopea speciosissima isolate NSW1024214 ecotype Mountain lineage chromosome 8, Tspe_v1, whole genome shotgun sequence encodes these proteins:
- the LOC122672293 gene encoding uncharacterized protein LOC122672293, giving the protein MARWLLLLSEFDITYVNQKSVKGQAISNHLAEFPIKTDPQPTEDSFPDEDLHYIEEGQNEEWQLHFDGTANQKRFGVGVLLVTPEDFYLPMAFRLKFSYTNNIVEYEACVIGLEMALSVGVKKIKVFGDSSIMICQTQGKWRTRDKKLKPYQVYLEQLAKGFKEISFEYLPRDSNRFADALATLASMVECDPRDRIRPFLIERTSPTYGEPVNVLTEDGRPWNAPIVDYIRERRYPKHFTEK; this is encoded by the coding sequence ATGGCCAGATGGTTATTGTTACTGTCAGAGTTTGACATAACCTATGTCAATCAAAAGTCTGTAAAGGGGCAAGCAATCTCAAACCATTTGGCAGAATTCCCTATAAAGACTGATCCACAACCAACGGAGGAttccttcccagatgaagatttgcactatATAGAAGAAGGTCAAAATGAAGAATGGCAATTACATTTTGACGGAACTGCAAATCAAAAAAGGTTTGGGGTAGGAGTATTACTCGTAACTCCAGAGGACTTTTACCTACCCATGGCATTCCGCTTGAAGTTCAGTTACACTAATAACATTGTGGAATATGAAGCTTGTGTCATTGGTCTAGAAATGGCCTTATCGGTGGGAGTAAAAAAGATCAAAGTCTTTGGAGATTCTTCGATCATGAtttgtcaaactcaagggaagtGGAGGACAAGGGACAAGAAGTTAAAGCCCTACCAGGTATATTTGGAGCAATTGGCCAAAGGCTTCAAAGAAATCTCTTTCGAATACCTACCTAGAGATAGCAATCGGTTTGCGGATGCCTTGGCTACTTTAGCCTCCATGGTAGAATGCGATCCTAGGGATAGGATTCGGCCCTTTCTGATAGAAAGGACTAGCCCAACATACGGAGAGCCGGTCAATGtgctcaccgaggatggaagacccTGGAACGCCCCAATAGTTGATTATATTAGAGAAAGGAGGTACCCTAAACATTTCacagaaaagtaa